The Pseudomonas sp. MM223 genome segment ATCTTTTCGTCGTTGGTTCCGAGGCAAAGTTTTGCTCAACCGAGCATCCGCTGAGTATTCCGGAAGATGCAATCTACATTCCGCTGGAGTGCGGTGGTAGCAACTTCGAAGTCTTGCTTGGCGATAATGATTGCTCGGATTGTGTCGTTCGCATCTTGGGCGACGAAGGTGTGATTGAACAGCTCATTCCATACCAGTCATTGGAAAATATATCGGGGTTGCTAATCGCCATGCGCCCGTTGGATGAGGCGTGGCGGAGTGAGTTGTTGGAGCGGACGCCGGTCGTGCTCGCAGAGTCGGAGCCGGCTAGAGCGCCCAGTTTCGTCACGCGGCGAGTGGTGGTTGGCGCGGTGCTGGTGATGCTGGTCGGGTTGGCGATTTTTGGCTGGTACGCTTCTCGGCACACGCCTGTGTCGGATGTTGAGGCGCTGATTGCCGGGGGCAACAACGGCATGGTCGTAGTGTACGGCCGCGACCGGGCAATTTACGTCTTCGCTGACACCGAGCGCGATGCCGCGTGGGGAAGGCAGGTATTGGTGCGTAAGGGGTACTCGGCGACTCAGGTGATGACCACATACGACGAGCGCCGCCGTTTGGAAAGCCTGGTGTCCAGCCTGGCGCCACAACTCGCCTATCACCGCATCGACCTCAGTGACCCGGTGGTTCCGCAATTATGGATCAGTCGTCAGCGCAGCCTGCTGCCCCCCGAGTTGCAGCGTCGTCTGGAGAGCGCGTTGGTCACTGTCGCGCCCTACGCTCGCGAAATAAAAATCGTACAAAGTGACGATGACGAACTCCTGCATCTGGCCGAGCAAGGCTTGCAACGCTTGGCATTGCCCTTTACGCGGCACAAGCATGCTGACGGTGTGACCTTTACGGTAGCAGGCAGCCTTGAGGACGCTGAGTTGCAGGCCTTGAGTAACTTTGTCACAGCGTTCGGTCAGCAATGGGGTGAGCGATACGTTCATTTCGCAATCGAGCTCAAAGATGACTGGCTCAAGGGCAAGTCGTTCCAGTATGGCCCTCAGGGCTACATCAAGATGACGCCGTCATCCTGGTACTTTCCTAAACCCCTTTGACAATCAAGGTTGGTATATGAGTAAGGTTTCAAATCCCGTTGATTTTCATGATGACTTCCTGGGCCGACAGGCTCAGAACTTCGAGGACGGCGCTGCCGGCCTCAAAGAAAAACTCGATGAAGCATTGGCCGCATTGGCAGGCGATGCATCGGACCCCTCGCTATTGGCCGCCTATCAGGCTGCATTCTCTTCCTACAACGTGTTCCGCAATGCTGCGACCAATACGATCAAGGGCTTCAAGGAGATTGATACGACGATAATTTCCGCCGCGCGTTAAGTCTCGTGTTTGCGCTCGGCTGGCAGGTATTTCGTATGCCCGCCGGGTACTTTTTTGTGGGGGTTCCTATGTCTGTTTCTTCTTTGACTTCTGTGAATCTGAGCCCGCTTCGGATGGCCGAACTGGCACGTCCCGAGCCTGGCTCAGTGGTTTCTCTGGAGGGTCGTTTGATCGAGCGTTTCGCCAGCTCCGCTGTGGGCACCGAGCATGATCATGCAAGGATCAATGCCATGCTCAAACGCCCGGACATCACCAACCCGGAAGTGTTGAGCGAATTGCAGTTGCTCACCGCGCAGTACAACATCGATGTCTCTTTACTCAACGTCCTGGTGCGTAAAACGGTGACGACGGCCGAAACCTTGTTGCGTTCGTCATGAAGGTTTTCGCCTGGCTTGTGCTGCTCTGTCTGATGCTGGTTGGCTGTCGACAACCGAGCTTGCTTCAGGGGCTTGACCAGCAACAGGTCAATGAAGTGATTTCGGTGCTGCAGCGCAATAACATCACTGCGACCAAAATGGAAAACGGTAAGGCCGGATACTCGGTGCAAATCGCGCATGCGGACTTCGCGGCGGCGGTCGACTTGTTGGCCCTGTATTCGCTGCCCTCCAAGGCGCGTGTCGAAATCGCCCATATGTTCCCTGCGGACTCCCTGGTCGCTTCGCCTCGCGCCGAGAAGGCGCGTCTGTACAGTGCGCTGGAGCAGCGCCTGGAACAGTCGTTGAATACCCTGGAGGGTGTGGTGTCGGCGAGGGTGCATGTGAGTTACGACCTGGAGACCGGTGAGAGCGGTCGCAAGGTTGCGCCCATCCATGTCTCGGCGTTGGTGGTGTATGAGCGTGACAGCGAGCCACAGCTACTGATCAGCGATATCAAGCGTTTTCTCAAGAACAGCTTCTCGGCCGTGGACTACGACCACATCTCGGTGGTCTTGTCCAAGCGGGCTCTAGTTCAGCATGCCGCCCCCTTTGTGGAGCCTCGCGCCTACGCGTTTACTTGGCTCTATGGCGTTTTTGTCTTAGGCATTCTGGCTGCGGTAGCGTACCTGGTCATGCTGTACCGAAAGCCGAAAGAGATCGATCATGCTCCGCGGAACTGAAGCGCTGCGCGCCATCCTGCTGCAACCGCTGGACTATCTGCATCCGCACCGCGATGTTGTACCCGCGCTGTTTGACGAGCCGGCAGCCCGGGCGTTGCTCAATCAAACGTTGCTTAGGGGGTTGGAGCTCAGTTGCCCCGATCCGCAGCAGCTCAAGCGCAACCCATGGACTGATTGCTGGGTCGCTCACTGGCAGCATTTGCCCGCAGTCGCCCGCCTCATGGGGGCGCACCTGATGTGGCCGCAGCTGGCTCGCGGGGCGCGGATGCGTGAGCTCAATGTGCCGACTAGGGCTTTCGCCCGTCTCGATCTGGGCAATCGGCCAACGATCTCGGTCAGCGAAGCGGATGGCCTTGAACAATCGCTCGACGCCCTGGGGCTAGCTGCCTTGGCAGCTTGGCATCAACACATCCCGGAGGCGCTCATGCAGCGCCTGTTCTTACAGTTCTCGCCGCGAGTGGTCGAGTTGCAGCAAACGCTACCGCTACTAGCGCCGAATCCATCACTGTTTATCCTGGCGGTACAACATGCTCGAATCCATCAGAACGCTTGTTGATGCTCCGACGACAGATGCCCTCCTGCTGAGGCATGAAGAGCGGACGGCTGCACGCAATCGCCGGTTGTTGATGCAACAAGCCCGCGAGCGAGCCAAGGCCTGTATAGCGCAAGCGGAACAAGAGGCAGACATTGTTCGTGCGGAGGCCTTTCAGGACGGTTATTCCCAGGGGGTGCTACAAGCCGCGGCTGACGTGAGCGGGCTTCTGCTGCAGTCGCGGCTGATGGCGAGCGCGCTGCAAGCCCAACTGGCGCAGGCTGCCCGGTCATTGCTGGGGGATCTGCTGATGGATGAGCGACTGCTCGATGCGCTGCTGCAGCGCTGGCAGGATCGATGGGTAGGCCAAGGGCAGGAGCCGCTGCAGATCGTAATGCCGCTGAGGTGCAAGGCTGGAAAGGTGGCGCTGCAAAGTAAATTGAAGGACTTGGGAGTCGAGCGTGTGGATATCCGTTTCCATGCCCAGGAACGTTACCTGTTTCGCCTGGCGGACCAGGTGGTCGAGTTCGACATCGACGCCACCCAGGAGCACCTGTCGCCGCGCTTGATCGCCCAACTCAAGCAGTTACCAGTGCATGTGCGCCAGCTCGATGATGCGTCGAAGAACTTATTTGTAAATTGGGCTGCCGACCTGAACACGGAAGGCTATAGCGCGTTTCGCGTTTCGGAATCGGATATCAGTGATGAACATTGATAACTACCCGCTCGCAGGCCCCGGCCAGGCCTCGCACCGTGGCACCGAGACGACTGTGCCCCTGGACCAGCGGATGGGGCTTCAGGGTGCGGAAACCAGCTCTCGTCCGGATCCTGAGTTTGAGCGGTTTTACGACGCATTCATGAAGTGGATAGCGTCCGCGACACCCTCACCGGGCAACATTCAGCGTTACTTGAAGCAATACGACAACGCCGGTGGCGAGTTGCCCTTTAAAACAACGCAGAAGCAAATGGATGCGTTGACGCAGGTGCTGGTGCGAATGAAAGAACAGGGTTTGGAAGACAGTGAGGCTTATAAGGAAACAAGAAGTGCACTGGTATCGATTTCGTCGACCAACATGTTCTTCAAGGAGTTTATGCAGGACGTATTCAAGCCCTCTGAGGATGAAGACAGTCGCGAAAATAGCAGCTGGTAATTGTATGCTTGTGCTTTCAATAGGCACGAACCGGCCAGACGCTGCACTCAGTCACTTCACCGCCGCCAGCCACCCTGAATGAGAGGGATATGAAATAGCGATTTACCATCACTGATGCGACCATAAACCACGTAAAGCCGCACGACACTTTCCAACAATAACGAAACACATAACCAGCCCGGCTTCAGCTGTAAGAAGCTCGCAGGCACACACTTTAAACAAAACTTTCTTGTGCATGTCAAATACAGGAATAGCGATGCTTACCCGACACCATTCTTTACCCATCTTACAAACCATCAACCCTACTCACGCATTATCAAGCGAAAGCAATTCGCCCCCAAGAAAAACAGGCTCGCCTGACTCAGCCATCTTTGCCTACCCTCCATCTGAAGCGATGCTAACAAAGATTGATAAAATTGCCGACGCATTGGCAACAGCGCCAACTTGCACGCTCAGCGGCAGTTCGCTTGAATTGTTGAGCCTGGCACTTGTTAGAAATAAAGACTGGCCGACTGACATTTCCCTGACCTGGAAACATAATGCAAATGCAACCCCCCACACTGCCTTTGTCCCCGGCGATGAAAAATGCTGGGTAAACTTTGACACTTTATCCGAAGCGCGAAAAGCACAAAACATTTGCGTATGCCATGATGGCAAAGATGGTTACTCCGCAACCCTGGCAGGGAAAACATGGGAAGCTTCA includes the following:
- the prgH gene encoding Protein PrgH (*Name prgH), with protein sequence MIDRVVNSMQDSPATQRVLRVFSGPLQGCEFVLAQRRNLFVVGSEAKFCSTEHPLSIPEDAIYIPLECGGSNFEVLLGDNDCSDCVVRILGDEGVIEQLIPYQSLENISGLLIAMRPLDEAWRSELLERTPVVLAESEPARAPSFVTRRVVVGAVLVMLVGLAIFGWYASRHTPVSDVEALIAGGNNGMVVVYGRDRAIYVFADTERDAAWGRQVLVRKGYSATQVMTTYDERRRLESLVSSLAPQLAYHRIDLSDPVVPQLWISRQRSLLPPELQRRLESALVTVAPYAREIKIVQSDDDELLHLAEQGLQRLALPFTRHKHADGVTFTVAGSLEDAELQALSNFVTAFGQQWGERYVHFAIELKDDWLKGKSFQYGPQGYIKMTPSSWYFPKPL
- the prgI gene encoding Protein PrgI (*Name prgI); translated protein: MSKVSNPVDFHDDFLGRQAQNFEDGAAGLKEKLDEALAALAGDASDPSLLAAYQAAFSSYNVFRNAATNTIKGFKEIDTTIISAAR
- the prgK gene encoding Lipoprotein PrgK (*Name prgK), which gives rise to MKVFAWLVLLCLMLVGCRQPSLLQGLDQQQVNEVISVLQRNNITATKMENGKAGYSVQIAHADFAAAVDLLALYSLPSKARVEIAHMFPADSLVASPRAEKARLYSALEQRLEQSLNTLEGVVSARVHVSYDLETGESGRKVAPIHVSALVVYERDSEPQLLISDIKRFLKNSFSAVDYDHISVVLSKRALVQHAAPFVEPRAYAFTWLYGVFVLGILAAVAYLVMLYRKPKEIDHAPRN
- the orgA gene encoding Oxygen-regulated invasion protein OrgA (*Name orgA) → MLRGTEALRAILLQPLDYLHPHRDVVPALFDEPAARALLNQTLLRGLELSCPDPQQLKRNPWTDCWVAHWQHLPAVARLMGAHLMWPQLARGARMRELNVPTRAFARLDLGNRPTISVSEADGLEQSLDALGLAALAAWHQHIPEALMQRLFLQFSPRVVELQQTLPLLAPNPSLFILAVQHARIHQNAC
- the orgB gene encoding Oxygen-regulated invasion protein OrgB (*Name orgB), which encodes MLESIRTLVDAPTTDALLLRHEERTAARNRRLLMQQARERAKACIAQAEQEADIVRAEAFQDGYSQGVLQAAADVSGLLLQSRLMASALQAQLAQAARSLLGDLLMDERLLDALLQRWQDRWVGQGQEPLQIVMPLRCKAGKVALQSKLKDLGVERVDIRFHAQERYLFRLADQVVEFDIDATQEHLSPRLIAQLKQLPVHVRQLDDASKNLFVNWAADLNTEGYSAFRVSESDISDEH